The following are from one region of the Magallana gigas chromosome 6, xbMagGiga1.1, whole genome shotgun sequence genome:
- the LOC105323043 gene encoding leucine-rich repeat-containing protein 9 isoform X2 translates to MSSIGSQSSGSHVGGGATPTSARSEIGFGGNNTQPPTEASRPRTQKEEDEEAFKELCANNGLNHNKIQSGEQSTVEELEMFFSGYPRIVYMDRFPCLHTLVFMGQSISKIEGLTTLTSLRELWIGECQLKKIENLETCSKLTKLYLYGNEISKIENIGHLTHLETLFLNNNSIKNIENLEKLRMLKTLSLAENQIDKIGHCLDANQRLTDLNLSGNPICSLRELTHLMRLPELHSLSLKDPQFSPAPVSLLCNYSTHVLYHLPKLSKLDTYDASKNVCELAEATVLKKKMYYNMRVKTVKRNLAEIVSKMEIYKSRLLEFPHERLRNLMNCIKEVRREFEDLMLETIDISVFHDTEPEDNLLLVQDLEEESKLQKLDENGKITAKMNCIKERIKMWEKKIAEVGSYQQEALHRVEVQAESVMRRMAIELESGGNVRFEEGTTSDVWFSSCHDLVLSRFCATDYKEHGIAGLKIHRILRVHNRMLRKRFDDKLTGIVDNTEGEYFPSNRNTAYKKLLEYLFWIWDPQLPGGFHETTRVLEEGYMDAISYKALGKDGAVPLSNSLSLADRHRIGALTKESREKEYSDTCPFRYGHLVISKVFLGKSVKAIDERPINRSNYPKIDAVFKPRKMCVPPSGGDSIHNCECSARQCEWYLFDNELILPEYIVEFEYVTKFRSKSPFATFCDLTFDNKESKIPTVPHVDDDPTVDDDVLGMEPLLKQRPRLTMLSEDLLLKHVGVDSLESITVLNLHNNGISKLKPIQALVHLKRLTVSFNELSRLDEVANMGIEYLDASFNQISTLEGLKNMVKLKFFDLSWNKLTNTREDLSILRKHACNLLTLDLRHNNWLKPQSIRLRVIGRLKSLTLLDGSGVTELEATAALRVAAGSRICQLSLLTHARVDSHKPRSLSLMPTAEILEKQSHHRPEKISDSDTHWYLKVTSLFLDNQHITKLSGLERLENLKYASFNKNDITKMEGFDHCVKLQELSLENNCISKLEGISKLTQLKRLCLGNNLISTLENTGIHYLVQLTYLSLEGNRLSSLLGLQKMSTLVELYVGNNIISSVREIFYLKMLSNLVILDLFGNPVAMDTDNYRLFIIYHLKNLKALDGSAIEAMEGNLAKDTFGGRLTPDFVAEKLGHSNFHDVRELDLPNCSIRIVDLGIGDTFLNLRSVNLEHNNLTSFSGLIHLPNIRVLCLNHNHIECIMPKQKPVNKLSKQSSSKNLEFFSNDSSTPIMESLEVLHLGYNGIKDMSTLQLSRLTSLKALFLQGNEISKVEGMEGLHDLRELVLDRNKIKIITELSFANQWNLQELHLEENRVRELSYLNCMDNLQRLYMGSNRVQEMAEIEKLEGLNNLAEISLVNNPVARRHLHRPILVYRLKQLVIIDGIPITEEERGKAELYFMDQQVQTTQPAASDSALPGISQMKTQVPVKVTTMHLGASPLWNGGVLYDDSAQDAIQRGGGRRRGTGKDPTPPPNQGLLNRANTMVYNPSNTGYGGFSYTSNSVNSGARPQFYLNQIPYVQPPSQTEYVEWFSRINQAKNNRR, encoded by the exons ATGTCAAGCATTGGCAGCCAGTCATCTGGTAGTCATGTTGGGGGTGGTGCAACACCAACATCTGCCCGGTCGGAAATAGGCTTTGGGGGAAACAATACACAACCCCCTACTGAAGCAAGCAGACCCAGGACACAGaaggaagaagatgaagaaGCATTCAAAGAACTG TGTGCAAACAATGGCCTCAACCACAACAAGATACAGAGCGGGGAGCAGTCGACGGTGGAGGAGCTGGAGATGTTCTTCTCCGGGTACCCCCGCATCGTCTACATGGACAGGTTCCCATGCCTGCACACCCTGGTCTTCATGGGACAGAGCATCAGCAAGATCGAGGGCCTGACCACACTTACCAGCCTCAGGGAGCTGTGGATTGGTGAATGTCAACTCAAA aaaatagaGAATTTGGAGACCTGTTCAAAACTTACAAAACTCTACCTCTATGGAAATGAAATTTccaaaatagaaaatattggtCATTTGACTCATCTAGAGACTTTGTTTTTGAACAACAATAGCATTAAGAATATAGAA aATTTGGAAAAACTTAGAATGCTGAAAACACTGAGCTTAGCAGAAAATCAAATAGATAAAATAG GACACTGTTTAGATGCTAATCAGAGATTGACAGATTTGAATTTGTCAGGAAATCCAATATGTTCTCTCAGA GAGCTGACTCATTTGATGCGTCTGCCAGAGTTACATTCCCTGAGTCTGAAGGACCCCCAGTTCTCCCCCGCCCCGGTCAGTCTGCTGTGTAACTACTCCACCCATGTCCTCTATCACCTGCCCAAACTCAGCAAGCTGGACACCTATGATGCCAGCAAGAATGTGTGTGAGCTTGCAGAG GCCACagttttgaagaaaaagatgTATTACAATATGAGGGTAAAGACAGTAAAGCGGAATTTGGCAGAAATTGTGTCAAAGATGGAGATCTATAAATCCAGGCTGCTCGAATTTCCACATGAGCGATTGCGGAATCTCATGAATTGTATCAAGGAA GTGCGTAGGGAGTTTGAAGATTTGATGCTGGAAACAATAGATATTTCAGTGTTTCATGACACGGAACCCGAAGACAATCTTTTGTTGGTTCAGGATTTAGAGGAGGAG agtaaaCTGCAAAAGTTGGATGAAAATGGGAAGATTACTGCcaaaatgaattgtataaagGAGAGAATCAAGATGTGGGAGAAAAAGATAGCAGA AGTTGGGAGTTATCAACAGGAGGCTTTACACAGGGTGGAAGTTCAGGCGGAATCTGTGATGAGAAGAATGGCTATTGAGCTGGAGTCGGGCGGAAATGTCCGCTTTGAGGAAGGAACAACATCTGATGTCTG GTTTTCATCTTGCCATGATTTAGTGCTGTCTCGATTCTGTGCCACAGACTACAAGGAACATGGAATTGCTGGACTCAAAATCCACCGAATTCTCCGTGTCCACAACAGGATGCTGCGGAAACGCTTTGATGACAAACTGACAGGGATTGTGGATAATACAGAAGGGGAATACTTTCCAAGCAACAG GAACACCGCCTACAAGAAGCTGCTGGAGTACTTGTTCTGGATCTGGGACCCCCAGCTACCGGGCGGCTTCCACGAAACCACGCGGGTGTTAGAAGAGGGCTACATGGATGCCATCTCCTACAAG GCTCTAGGTAAGGATGGAGCTGTCCCCCTGAGTAATAGCCTCAGTCTGGCTGACCGGCATCGAATCGGCGCCCTCACAAAGGAAAGCAGAGAGAAGGAGTACTCCGATACCTGTCCATTCAGATATG GTCACTTAGTCATATCCAAAGTTTTTCTGGGTAAAAGTGTCAAGGCCATTGATGAGAGACC AATTAACAGGTCCAACTATCCAAAAATAGATGCTGTTTTCAAACCTCGCAAGATGTGCGTTCCTCCAA gtggGGGAGACTCGATACACAACTGTGAGTGCAGTGCTCGGCAGTGCGAGTGGTACCTGTTTGATAATGAGCTAATTCTACCTGAGTACATAGTGGAGTTTGAATATGTAACAAAG tttcGGTCAAAGTCACCATTTGCAACCTTTTGCGACCTTACATTTGACAACAAGGAATCCAAGATTCCGACTGTACCCCATGTGGATGATGATCCGACAGTGGATGATGATGTTCTCGGAATGGAACCACTTCTAAAACAGAGACCTCG gtTGACAATGTTAAGTGAAGATCTGCTGCTGAAGCATGTAGGTGTTGATTCTCTGGAGTCCATTACTGTCTTAAATCTCCACAACAATGGAATCAGCAAACTGAAGCCGATCCAGGCCCTGGTTCACCTCAAGCGACTGACGGTCAGCTTCAACGAACTCAGCAGACTGGATGAGGTCGCCAACATG GGAATAGAATATCTTGATGccagttttaatcaaatttccACTTTAGAGGGACTGAAA AACATGGTTAAACTGAAATTCTTTGACCTAAGTTGGAACAAACTCACTAACACACGAGAAGACCTGTCCATCTTGAGGAAGCATGCTTGTAACCTTTTGACCCTTGACCTCAGACACAATAATTGGCTTAAG CCACAGAGCATAAGACTGCGTGTCATTGGACGATTGAAGTCACTGACCCTCCTTGACGGGTCGGGTGTGACAGAACTTGAAGCAACAGCTGCTCTGAGGGTTGCTGCTGGGTCTCGGATTTGTCAGCTGTCCCTCCTGACTCACGCTCGAGTGGACTCGCACAAACCTCGCTCACTCAGTCTGATGCCCACAGCTGAGATCCTGGAGAAGCAGAGTCACCACCGGCCAGAGAAAATCAGTGACTCAGACACTCATTGGTACCTCAAG GTCACCTCTCTGTTTTTGGACAATCAGCACATCACTAAGCTGTCTGGCCTTGAGAGGTTGGAAAACCTGAAATATGCTTCCTTTAACAAAAATGACATTACAAAAATGGAG GGCTTTGACCATTGCGTGAAGCTACAAGAACTCTCCTTAGAAAACAACTGTATCAGTAAACTTGAGGGGATCTCTAAGCTGACCCAGCTGAAAAGACTGTGTCTGGGTAATAACCTGATCTCTACCCTGGAGAACACAGGTATCCATTACCTGGTACAGCTGACTTACCTGTCCCTGGAGGGAAACAGACTCAGCTCCCTGCTGGGGCTACAGAAAATGTCCACACTGGTGGAACTGTATGTGGGAAACAATATCATCAGCAGTGTCAGGGAAATCTTCTATCTCAAA ATGCTGTCCAATTTGGTGATACTTGACCTGTTTGGGAATCCAGTTGCCATGGACACAGACAACTACCGACTTTTCATCATCTATCATCTCAAAAACCTCAAAGCATTAGACGGATCTGCAATA GAAGCTATGGAGGGAAATCTTGCCAAGGATACCTTTGGTGGTAGACTTACACCAGACTTTGTAGCCGAAAAACTAGGCCACTCCAACTTCCATGACGTTCGAGAGCTTGACCTTCCAAACTGTAGTATTCGCATTGTAGATTTGGGAATAGGGGACACGTTCCTCAATCTTAGAAG TGTGAATTTAGAACATAACAACTTGACTTCCTTCAGTGGTCTGATTCATTTGCCAAATATAAGG GTGCTGTGTTTGAATCACAATCATATTGAGTGCATTATGCCGAAACAGAAACCGGTTAACAAACTCTCCAAGCAGAGTTCCAGTAAGAACCTGGAGTTTTTCTCCAATGACTCGTCCACTCCGATCATGGAGAGCCTAGAGGTGCTACATTTAGGTTACAATGGAATCAAGGACATGTCCACTCTACAGCTCAGCAGACTCACGTCTCTGAAAGCCTTGTTCCTGcaag GGAATGAGATATCTAAAGTAGAAGGTATGGAGGGGCTGCATGATCTCAGGGAACTGGTGCTTGACAGGAACAAGATCAAAATAATCACCGAGCTCTCCTTCGCCAATCAGTGGAACTTACAAGAGCTCCACCTGGAGGAAAACAGAGTAAGGGAGCTAAGCTACCTCAACTGTATGGACAACCTACAGAGGCTTTACATGGGCTCCAATCGCGTTCAG GAAATGGCTGAGATAGAGAAGTTGGAAGGATTAAATAACCTAGCAGAGATTTCTCTAGTCAACAACCCT GTTGCTAGGCGACACCTTCATCGTCCGATTCTGGTCTATAGGCTGAAGCAGTTGGTGATAATTGATGGAATCCCAATTACAGAAGAAGAGAGGGGAAAGGCTGAACTCTACTTCATGGATCAACAG GTCCAGACCACACAACCTGCTGCGAGTGACAGTGCACTGCCTGGAATCAGCCAGATGAAGACCCAGGTTCCAGTCAAAGTGACCACAATGCACCTGGGTGCCTCTCCGTTGTGGAATGGAGGCGTTCTCTATGACGACAGTGCTCAGGATGCAATCCAGAGAG GTGGTGGTCGAAGAAGAGGAACTGGGAAGGAccccacccctccccccaatCAAGGCCTGCTGAATCGTGCCAACACTATGGTATACAACCCCTCAAACACTGGTTACGGGGGCTTCTCCTACACCAGCAACTCGGTAAACTCGGGAGCACGGCCACAGTTCTATCTAAATCAAATCCCCTATGTTCAGCCTCCCTCGCAGACAGAGTATGTTGAGTGGTTTTCAAG GATAAATCAGGCCAAAAATAACAGGAGGTGA
- the LOC105323043 gene encoding leucine-rich repeat-containing protein 9 isoform X7: MSSIGSQSSGSHVGGGATPTSARSEIGFGGNNTQPPTEASRPRTQKEEDEEAFKELCANNGLNHNKIQSGEQSTVEELEMFFSGYPRIVYMDRFPCLHTLVFMGQSISKIEGLTTLTSLRELWIGECQLKKIENLETCSKLTKLYLYGNEISKIENIGHLTHLETLFLNNNSIKNIENLEKLRMLKTLSLAENQIDKIGHCLDANQRLTDLNLSGNPICSLRELTHLMRLPELHSLSLKDPQFSPAPVSLLCNYSTHVLYHLPKLSKLDTYDASKNVCELAEATVLKKKMYYNMRVKTVKRNLAEIVSKMEIYKSRLLEFPHERLRNLMNCIKEVRREFEDLMLETIDISVFHDTEPEDNLLLVQDLEEESKLQKLDENGKITAKMNCIKERIKMWEKKIAEVGSYQQEALHRVEVQAESVMRRMAIELESGGNVRFEEGTTSDVWFSSCHDLVLSRFCATDYKEHGIAGLKIHRILRVHNRMLRKRFDDKLTGIVDNTEGEYFPSNRNTAYKKLLEYLFWIWDPQLPGGFHETTRVLEEGYMDAISYKALGKDGAVPLSNSLSLADRHRIGALTKESREKEYSDTCPFRYGHLVISKVFLGKSVKAIDERPINRSNYPKIDAVFKPRKMCVPPSGGDSIHNCECSARQCEWYLFDNELILPEYIVEFEYVTKFRSKSPFATFCDLTFDNKESKIPTVPHVDDDPTVDDDVLGMEPLLKQRPRLTMLSEDLLLKHVGVDSLESITVLNLHNNGISKLKPIQALVHLKRLTVSFNELSRLDEVANMGIEYLDASFNQISTLEGLKNMVKLKFFDLSWNKLTNTREDLSILRKHACNLLTLDLRHNNWLKPQSIRLRVIGRLKSLTLLDGSGVTELEATAALRVAAGSRICQLSLLTHARVDSHKPRSLSLMPTAEILEKQSHHRPEKISDSDTHWYLKVTSLFLDNQHITKLSGLERLENLKYASFNKNDITKMEGFDHCVKLQELSLENNCISKLEGISKLTQLKRLCLGNNLISTLENTGIHYLVQLTYLSLEGNRLSSLLGLQKMSTLVELYVGNNIISSVREIFYLKMLSNLVILDLFGNPVAMDTDNYRLFIIYHLKNLKALDGSAIEAMEGNLAKDTFGGRLTPDFVAEKLGHSNFHDVRELDLPNCSIRIVDLGIGDTFLNLRSVNLEHNNLTSFSGLIHLPNIRVLCLNHNHIECIMPKQKPVNKLSKQSSSKNLEFFSNDSSTPIMESLEVLHLGYNGIKDMSTLQLSRLTSLKALFLQGNEISKVEGMEGLHDLRELVLDRNKIKIITELSFANQWNLQELHLEENRVRELSYLNCMDNLQRLYMGSNRVQEMAEIEKLEGLNNLAEISLVNNPVARRHLHRPILVYRLKQLVIIDGIPITEEERGKAELYFMDQQVQTTQPAASDSALPGISQMKTQVPVKVTTMHLGASPLWNGGVLYDDSAQDAIQRGGGRRRGTGKDPTPPPNQGLLNRANTMDKSGQK, from the exons ATGTCAAGCATTGGCAGCCAGTCATCTGGTAGTCATGTTGGGGGTGGTGCAACACCAACATCTGCCCGGTCGGAAATAGGCTTTGGGGGAAACAATACACAACCCCCTACTGAAGCAAGCAGACCCAGGACACAGaaggaagaagatgaagaaGCATTCAAAGAACTG TGTGCAAACAATGGCCTCAACCACAACAAGATACAGAGCGGGGAGCAGTCGACGGTGGAGGAGCTGGAGATGTTCTTCTCCGGGTACCCCCGCATCGTCTACATGGACAGGTTCCCATGCCTGCACACCCTGGTCTTCATGGGACAGAGCATCAGCAAGATCGAGGGCCTGACCACACTTACCAGCCTCAGGGAGCTGTGGATTGGTGAATGTCAACTCAAA aaaatagaGAATTTGGAGACCTGTTCAAAACTTACAAAACTCTACCTCTATGGAAATGAAATTTccaaaatagaaaatattggtCATTTGACTCATCTAGAGACTTTGTTTTTGAACAACAATAGCATTAAGAATATAGAA aATTTGGAAAAACTTAGAATGCTGAAAACACTGAGCTTAGCAGAAAATCAAATAGATAAAATAG GACACTGTTTAGATGCTAATCAGAGATTGACAGATTTGAATTTGTCAGGAAATCCAATATGTTCTCTCAGA GAGCTGACTCATTTGATGCGTCTGCCAGAGTTACATTCCCTGAGTCTGAAGGACCCCCAGTTCTCCCCCGCCCCGGTCAGTCTGCTGTGTAACTACTCCACCCATGTCCTCTATCACCTGCCCAAACTCAGCAAGCTGGACACCTATGATGCCAGCAAGAATGTGTGTGAGCTTGCAGAG GCCACagttttgaagaaaaagatgTATTACAATATGAGGGTAAAGACAGTAAAGCGGAATTTGGCAGAAATTGTGTCAAAGATGGAGATCTATAAATCCAGGCTGCTCGAATTTCCACATGAGCGATTGCGGAATCTCATGAATTGTATCAAGGAA GTGCGTAGGGAGTTTGAAGATTTGATGCTGGAAACAATAGATATTTCAGTGTTTCATGACACGGAACCCGAAGACAATCTTTTGTTGGTTCAGGATTTAGAGGAGGAG agtaaaCTGCAAAAGTTGGATGAAAATGGGAAGATTACTGCcaaaatgaattgtataaagGAGAGAATCAAGATGTGGGAGAAAAAGATAGCAGA AGTTGGGAGTTATCAACAGGAGGCTTTACACAGGGTGGAAGTTCAGGCGGAATCTGTGATGAGAAGAATGGCTATTGAGCTGGAGTCGGGCGGAAATGTCCGCTTTGAGGAAGGAACAACATCTGATGTCTG GTTTTCATCTTGCCATGATTTAGTGCTGTCTCGATTCTGTGCCACAGACTACAAGGAACATGGAATTGCTGGACTCAAAATCCACCGAATTCTCCGTGTCCACAACAGGATGCTGCGGAAACGCTTTGATGACAAACTGACAGGGATTGTGGATAATACAGAAGGGGAATACTTTCCAAGCAACAG GAACACCGCCTACAAGAAGCTGCTGGAGTACTTGTTCTGGATCTGGGACCCCCAGCTACCGGGCGGCTTCCACGAAACCACGCGGGTGTTAGAAGAGGGCTACATGGATGCCATCTCCTACAAG GCTCTAGGTAAGGATGGAGCTGTCCCCCTGAGTAATAGCCTCAGTCTGGCTGACCGGCATCGAATCGGCGCCCTCACAAAGGAAAGCAGAGAGAAGGAGTACTCCGATACCTGTCCATTCAGATATG GTCACTTAGTCATATCCAAAGTTTTTCTGGGTAAAAGTGTCAAGGCCATTGATGAGAGACC AATTAACAGGTCCAACTATCCAAAAATAGATGCTGTTTTCAAACCTCGCAAGATGTGCGTTCCTCCAA gtggGGGAGACTCGATACACAACTGTGAGTGCAGTGCTCGGCAGTGCGAGTGGTACCTGTTTGATAATGAGCTAATTCTACCTGAGTACATAGTGGAGTTTGAATATGTAACAAAG tttcGGTCAAAGTCACCATTTGCAACCTTTTGCGACCTTACATTTGACAACAAGGAATCCAAGATTCCGACTGTACCCCATGTGGATGATGATCCGACAGTGGATGATGATGTTCTCGGAATGGAACCACTTCTAAAACAGAGACCTCG gtTGACAATGTTAAGTGAAGATCTGCTGCTGAAGCATGTAGGTGTTGATTCTCTGGAGTCCATTACTGTCTTAAATCTCCACAACAATGGAATCAGCAAACTGAAGCCGATCCAGGCCCTGGTTCACCTCAAGCGACTGACGGTCAGCTTCAACGAACTCAGCAGACTGGATGAGGTCGCCAACATG GGAATAGAATATCTTGATGccagttttaatcaaatttccACTTTAGAGGGACTGAAA AACATGGTTAAACTGAAATTCTTTGACCTAAGTTGGAACAAACTCACTAACACACGAGAAGACCTGTCCATCTTGAGGAAGCATGCTTGTAACCTTTTGACCCTTGACCTCAGACACAATAATTGGCTTAAG CCACAGAGCATAAGACTGCGTGTCATTGGACGATTGAAGTCACTGACCCTCCTTGACGGGTCGGGTGTGACAGAACTTGAAGCAACAGCTGCTCTGAGGGTTGCTGCTGGGTCTCGGATTTGTCAGCTGTCCCTCCTGACTCACGCTCGAGTGGACTCGCACAAACCTCGCTCACTCAGTCTGATGCCCACAGCTGAGATCCTGGAGAAGCAGAGTCACCACCGGCCAGAGAAAATCAGTGACTCAGACACTCATTGGTACCTCAAG GTCACCTCTCTGTTTTTGGACAATCAGCACATCACTAAGCTGTCTGGCCTTGAGAGGTTGGAAAACCTGAAATATGCTTCCTTTAACAAAAATGACATTACAAAAATGGAG GGCTTTGACCATTGCGTGAAGCTACAAGAACTCTCCTTAGAAAACAACTGTATCAGTAAACTTGAGGGGATCTCTAAGCTGACCCAGCTGAAAAGACTGTGTCTGGGTAATAACCTGATCTCTACCCTGGAGAACACAGGTATCCATTACCTGGTACAGCTGACTTACCTGTCCCTGGAGGGAAACAGACTCAGCTCCCTGCTGGGGCTACAGAAAATGTCCACACTGGTGGAACTGTATGTGGGAAACAATATCATCAGCAGTGTCAGGGAAATCTTCTATCTCAAA ATGCTGTCCAATTTGGTGATACTTGACCTGTTTGGGAATCCAGTTGCCATGGACACAGACAACTACCGACTTTTCATCATCTATCATCTCAAAAACCTCAAAGCATTAGACGGATCTGCAATA GAAGCTATGGAGGGAAATCTTGCCAAGGATACCTTTGGTGGTAGACTTACACCAGACTTTGTAGCCGAAAAACTAGGCCACTCCAACTTCCATGACGTTCGAGAGCTTGACCTTCCAAACTGTAGTATTCGCATTGTAGATTTGGGAATAGGGGACACGTTCCTCAATCTTAGAAG TGTGAATTTAGAACATAACAACTTGACTTCCTTCAGTGGTCTGATTCATTTGCCAAATATAAGG GTGCTGTGTTTGAATCACAATCATATTGAGTGCATTATGCCGAAACAGAAACCGGTTAACAAACTCTCCAAGCAGAGTTCCAGTAAGAACCTGGAGTTTTTCTCCAATGACTCGTCCACTCCGATCATGGAGAGCCTAGAGGTGCTACATTTAGGTTACAATGGAATCAAGGACATGTCCACTCTACAGCTCAGCAGACTCACGTCTCTGAAAGCCTTGTTCCTGcaag GGAATGAGATATCTAAAGTAGAAGGTATGGAGGGGCTGCATGATCTCAGGGAACTGGTGCTTGACAGGAACAAGATCAAAATAATCACCGAGCTCTCCTTCGCCAATCAGTGGAACTTACAAGAGCTCCACCTGGAGGAAAACAGAGTAAGGGAGCTAAGCTACCTCAACTGTATGGACAACCTACAGAGGCTTTACATGGGCTCCAATCGCGTTCAG GAAATGGCTGAGATAGAGAAGTTGGAAGGATTAAATAACCTAGCAGAGATTTCTCTAGTCAACAACCCT GTTGCTAGGCGACACCTTCATCGTCCGATTCTGGTCTATAGGCTGAAGCAGTTGGTGATAATTGATGGAATCCCAATTACAGAAGAAGAGAGGGGAAAGGCTGAACTCTACTTCATGGATCAACAG GTCCAGACCACACAACCTGCTGCGAGTGACAGTGCACTGCCTGGAATCAGCCAGATGAAGACCCAGGTTCCAGTCAAAGTGACCACAATGCACCTGGGTGCCTCTCCGTTGTGGAATGGAGGCGTTCTCTATGACGACAGTGCTCAGGATGCAATCCAGAGAG GTGGTGGTCGAAGAAGAGGAACTGGGAAGGAccccacccctccccccaatCAAGGCCTGCTGAATCGTGCCAACACTATG GATAAATCAGGCCAAAAATAA